One Acidobacteriota bacterium genomic window carries:
- a CDS encoding DmsE family decaheme c-type cytochrome, translating into MNSLRWLKALVVGSFLVGALLLATSSTLSKVTESDNQPASQSTATHANPGDFIGSEACKACHEDYFNSFAKTAHAKLAHAGWKAEKQGCEACHGPGKAHVEAGGDKTKIRTFEGETPKQISEACLQCHAGREEHNNFRRGEHWRNDVGCTNCHSPHLSDAPATQEAGPETKQRNVPSSLQALGPFPAHSTDLPPRKMLLKSEAQLCLSCHNETKSQFTQPFHHKVLEGAMRCSDCHNPHGGFERKQARLAVGADAACIKCHADKQGPFVFEHAPLKIEGCAICHSPHGASNPRLLKRTEVRQLCLECHSNAHEIGAPNTPSFHNQATVRFQNCTTCHVKVHGSNNHPFFFR; encoded by the coding sequence ATGAACTCCTTAAGATGGCTCAAGGCGTTAGTGGTAGGAAGTTTCCTTGTAGGCGCACTCCTCCTGGCGACCTCAAGTACGCTCTCTAAAGTGACTGAATCGGACAATCAACCAGCCTCTCAATCTACGGCAACCCATGCCAACCCCGGAGATTTTATTGGCAGTGAAGCCTGCAAAGCCTGTCACGAAGATTATTTTAATAGCTTTGCCAAGACGGCTCATGCCAAACTCGCACACGCCGGATGGAAAGCCGAAAAGCAAGGTTGCGAAGCTTGCCACGGACCCGGTAAAGCGCATGTCGAAGCAGGCGGGGATAAAACCAAAATCCGCACTTTTGAGGGTGAAACGCCCAAGCAAATATCCGAAGCCTGTTTACAATGCCATGCGGGACGAGAGGAGCATAATAATTTCCGCAGAGGCGAGCACTGGCGCAATGATGTCGGTTGTACCAATTGCCATTCGCCGCATCTATCCGACGCTCCTGCCACTCAGGAGGCCGGGCCGGAAACCAAGCAAAGAAACGTGCCTTCATCTTTACAGGCGCTTGGACCTTTTCCGGCGCATTCGACCGATTTGCCGCCGCGCAAAATGTTACTGAAATCCGAAGCCCAGTTGTGTCTGTCCTGTCATAACGAAACCAAATCGCAATTCACCCAGCCTTTCCATCACAAAGTCCTTGAAGGCGCGATGCGGTGTTCGGATTGTCACAATCCGCATGGGGGATTCGAGCGCAAACAGGCGCGGCTTGCCGTTGGCGCAGATGCCGCCTGTATCAAATGCCATGCAGATAAACAAGGTCCCTTCGTCTTTGAACACGCGCCTCTCAAAATTGAAGGCTGTGCCATCTGTCATAGTCCGCATGGGGCGAGCAACCCGCGCCTGTTGAAACGCACAGAGGTGCGGCAGCTTTGCCTTGAATGCCATAGCAACGCTCACGAAATCGGCGCGCCCAATACGCCGAGTTTTCATAATCAGGCGACCGTGCGATTTCAAAATTGCACAACCTGTCACGTAAAGGTTCACGGCTCAAATAATCATCCGTTCTTTTTCCGTTAA
- a CDS encoding sugar phosphate isomerase/epimerase has product MAQMRRTIFLTLFIVSFTLPYRAMAQGTLHFNHKSTNGSFAVQLWSFRDDFSKDVAGTLRRVRELGFREVELAGTYGMTAGQFRKELDKAGLKAISMHIEYATARDKIDEVIKDARILGVRDVGVPWIRSPFTKSDCLAAIAVFNRAGRKLAAAGLRFFYHLHGYEFVNDENGKGTLFDLLMAKTDRRYVYLQLDTYHVAYPGQDPVELLKKYPRRFISIHLKDLRKDTVGDDSGDYQEAAEVPIGQGKINWLELLKTARRQGIRRYILEHETSTVWLEIKESLNYLKTVYF; this is encoded by the coding sequence ATGGCACAGATGCGCAGAACGATTTTTTTAACACTTTTCATTGTTTCGTTCACCCTGCCTTATCGGGCTATGGCGCAAGGCACGCTGCACTTTAACCATAAATCAACAAACGGTTCGTTTGCCGTGCAACTCTGGAGCTTTCGCGATGATTTCAGCAAAGATGTTGCGGGCACATTGAGGCGTGTGCGTGAACTCGGCTTCAGGGAGGTTGAACTGGCGGGCACTTATGGAATGACCGCCGGACAGTTTCGCAAAGAACTCGATAAAGCCGGACTCAAAGCCATCAGTATGCACATTGAATATGCAACGGCGCGCGACAAAATCGATGAAGTCATTAAAGACGCCCGCATACTCGGCGTTCGCGATGTCGGGGTGCCGTGGATTCGCTCGCCGTTTACAAAATCGGATTGTCTGGCGGCAATTGCGGTTTTCAATCGTGCGGGCAGGAAACTTGCCGCGGCTGGTTTGCGGTTTTTCTATCACCTGCATGGGTATGAATTCGTGAACGATGAAAATGGCAAAGGCACGCTGTTCGATTTATTGATGGCGAAAACCGACCGGCGCTATGTTTATCTGCAACTCGATACCTATCACGTCGCCTATCCGGGGCAGGACCCTGTTGAGTTGCTCAAAAAATATCCCCGCCGGTTTATCTCGATTCATTTGAAAGACCTTCGCAAAGACACCGTCGGCGATGATTCGGGGGATTATCAAGAGGCTGCCGAAGTGCCCATCGGTCAGGGAAAAATTAACTGGCTGGAGTTATTGAAAACTGCAAGAAGGCAAGGCATTCGCCGGTATATTCTCGAACATGAGACGAGCACTGTATGGTTAGAAATCAAAGAAAGCCTGAATTATCTTAAAACGGTGTATTTTTAA